The Xiphophorus couchianus chromosome 14, X_couchianus-1.0, whole genome shotgun sequence genome includes a region encoding these proteins:
- the LOC114157874 gene encoding mucin-5AC-like produces MQPQPQAPTTTTVAATTTSDTPTTAAPITTIIATSTSTSVAPTITRSTPSIPITAGSTITTNLQTTAAPSTTTIAQSTRIIATATTKTSPATSISTSSISSIFPSTISASSVITAATVTSQTSVTDTTVSPNTFTAAPNIATNAPIRTTSGSTNTSATPATTTPALITSTVLPLTATPSLTATIPSNTTVSSPTTAPSTLSAKPTLMSSTQNQTTAYQTIPATNATPTNGPPAPVFYVGVVVYEPFDEDLKDNNTQTFEDLAKRIVAVYDMLYRKAFGALFVRSYVISFRVSLTSRIRMNVTEVEVGVEFNQTTPLVELPRNEEVQKTLSDAIDKSNNNTIMDVPFSPGSVQIIRTPLPTTPPTTNSTDTTISPNSTPSTEVNSTTNTTTPSTAVNPTTNTTTPSTEVNSTTNTTTPSTEVNSTTNTTTPSTEVNSTTNTTTPSTAVNPTTNTTTPSTEVNPTTNTTTPSTAVNPTTNTTAPSTAVNPTTKTTPTVEATVTRKVTFRSLGETFTTDLLNPSSAAFKNRAALLKSNLEPLFQRTFSTLRDFTVTSFSNGSIVNNMNLKFSAAFIPSNIQIAEVLLKAALIVTDFNIETASFLVDDIQVSSGVSHNISLITALSLVLLSWLLSNQQ; encoded by the exons caaccacaacatcAGACACTCCAACAACAGCTGCCCCAATCACCACCATAATTGCTACATCCACATCCACATCCGTTGCGCCAACAATAACAAGATCTACTCCAAGCATCCCAATTACAGCTGGCTCAACCATAACTACAAATCTgcaaaccacagcagctccatccACAACTACGATTGCCCAATCCACTAGAATTATTGCAACAGCCACTACCAAAACGTCTCCAGCTACGTCCATATCAACTTCATCCATATCCTCAATTTTTCCTTCAACAATATCAGCTTCATCAGTAATAACAGCTGCTACAGTTACAAGTCAAACTTCTGTTACAGATACCACAGTGTCTCCTAACACATTCACAGCTGCCCCAAATATAGCCACAAATGCCCCGATCAGAACCACAAGTGGTTCAACCAACACTTCTGCTACTCCAGCAACAACTACACCTGCTCTAATTACTTCCACAGTTCTTCCTTTAACAGCCACACCTTCCCTGACCGCAACAATTCCATCAAATACGACAGTTTCATCTCCCACCACAGCTCCTTCGACACTATCAGCTAAGCCAACCTTAATGTCATCTACTCAAAACCAAACCACAGCTTATCAAACAATTCCGGCTACTAATGCAACTCCTACAAATGGACCTCCTGCTCCAGTTTTTTATGTTGGAGTGGTTGTTTACGAACCATTTGATGAAGATCTCAAAGATAATAACACCCAAACATTTGAGGATCTCGCGAAGAGGATTGTAGCAGTA TATGACATGCTCTACAGAAAAGCTTTTGGAGCCCTCTTCGTCCGTAGTTATGTCATTTCATTTAG AGTTTCTTTAACATCCCGAATTCGAATGAATGTCACAGAAGTAGAAGTTGGGGTGGAGTTTAACCAAACCACGCCACTTGTGGAACTCCCAAGGAACGAAGAAGTACAAAAAACGTTATCAGATGCTATAGATAAGTCTAATAACAACACTATCATGGATGTTCCATTTTCACCTGGTTCTGTCCAAATAATAC GCACACCTTTGCCAACCACACCGCCCACTACAAATTCTACAGATACTACTATCTCTCCAAACTCAACTCCATCTACTGAAGTTAATTCAACAACCAACACCACAACTCCATCTACTGCAGTTAATCCAACAACCAACACCACAACTCCATCTACTGAAGTTAATTCAACAACCAACACCACAACTCCATCTACTGAAGTTAATTCAACAACCAACACCACAACTCCATCTACTGAAGTTAATTCAACAACCAACACCACAACTCCATCTACTGCAGTTAATCCAACAACCAACACCACAACTCCATCTACTGAAGTTAATCCAACAACCAACACCACAACTCCATCTACTGCAGTTAATCCAACAACCAACACCACAGCTCCATCTACTGCAGTTAATCCAACAACCAAAACAACTCCAACTGTGGAGGCAACAGTCACAAGGAAAGTGACTTTTAGGTCTCTGGGCGAGACCTTCACCACTGATTTGCTGAACCCATCATCTGCCGCATTTAAAAATCGAGCTGCACTTTTAAAGTCAAAT CTTGAACCTCTCTTCCAGCGAACGTTTTCTACTTTACGCGACTTCACTGTAACTTCATTCAG caACGGATCAATTGTCAACAACATGAACCTCAAATTTTCAGCAGCGTTTATACCTAGCAACATTCAAATTGCAGAGGTTTTGCTGAAAGCAGCTTTGATCGTCACAGACTTCAACATTGAAACTGCTTCTTTTCTTGTGGATGACATAC AGGTATCAAGTGGAGTAAGCCACAACATCAGCCTCATCACTGCACTCAGCTTGGTCCTGCTGTCATGGCTTCTTTCAAACCAGCAATAA